One Amaranthus tricolor cultivar Red isolate AtriRed21 chromosome 1, ASM2621246v1, whole genome shotgun sequence DNA window includes the following coding sequences:
- the LOC130828194 gene encoding uncharacterized protein LOC130828194, whose protein sequence is MGCVSSKLLKKNLKQELLFGSGDLPNHVVSLTSTTYGVLKLDQIQNKNQIQFQTHVVFPSKSPDTKIEDDVSCDDGVLELKKSKGQEELEVINTWELMEDLEEAIPNSNCSKKSPKSTGFRSGSPFKSPKEQKMGGKENRGMHNNGVVTIDNGKKHQCYSTPRGVLKSWKFSSNSTNKLRKASSMDSPMKSNSGISSFRRRSLGPLFDPELMDSVEKELCEEKEQIKEMVSTKPINKIRYSSRNSPNSSSILLKNYEQKCPPGGEHCVVIYTTTLRGIRKTFEDCNVVRSVIESYHIRVIERDVSMDSGFKEELRKLMGTKEVKVPLVFVKGRLIGGADDVVKLDEEGKLEGLLEGIQKALIGCEGCGGIRFIMCMECNGSCKVLDENMKNMIRCGECNENGLIQCPICC, encoded by the coding sequence ATGGGGTGTGTATCTTCCAAACTTCTCAAGAAAAATCTGAAACAGGAACTGTTATTTGGGAGTGGAGATTTACCCAATCATGTTGTTTCTCTTACTTCAACCACTTATGGTGTTCTTAAACTTgaccaaattcaaaacaaaaaccaaattcAGTTTCAGACCCATGTTGTTTTTCCTTCAAAATCACCAGATACGAAGATAGAAGATGATGTAAGTTGTGACGATGGAGTCTTGGAGTTGAAAAAATCAAAGGGTCAAGAAGAATTAGAGGTTATTAATACATGGGAACTTATGGAAGATTTAGAAGAGGCAATACCCAATTCAAATTGTTCAAAGAAAAGTCCAAAATCTACTGGTTTTCGAAGTGGGTCCCCCTTTAAATCACCAAAAGAACAGAAAATGGGAGGAAAAGAAAACAGGGGAATGCATAATAATGGGGTTGTTACAATTGATAATGGTAAGAAACACCAATGTTATAGTACTCCTAGAGGGGTGTTGAAATCATGGAAGTTTTCGTCGAATTCAACTAATAAACTACGAAAGGCGAGCTCAATGGATAGTCCAATGAAGAGTAATTCAGGGATTTCATCATTTAGGAGGAGAAGTTTAGGTCCATTGTTTGATCCTGAGCTAATGGATTCAGTTGAGAAAGAGTTGTgtgaagaaaaagaacaaaTTAAAGAGATGGTATCTACAAAACCCATCAACAAAATCAGATATTCTTCACGGAATAGTCCTAATTCATCCTCTATTTTACTCAAGAATTATGAGCAAAAATGCCCACCTGGAGGTGAGCATTGTGTGGTGATCTACACTACTACTTTGAGGGGAATCAGGAAGACATTTGAGGATTGTAATGTTGTGAGATCAGTGATCGAATCGTACCACATTCGAGTGATCGAACGAGATGTTTCAATGGATTCCGGGTTTAAGGAAGAGTTAAGGAAGTTGATGGGAACAAAGGAAGTTAAGGTACCACTTGTGTTTGTGAAAGGAAGATTAATAGGAGGAGCTGATGATGTAGTAAAGTtggatgaagaaggaaaattaGAAGGATTGTTAGAAGGGATTCAAAAGGCTTTGATTGGTTGTGAAGGGTGCGGTGGGATTAGGTTTATAATGTGTATGGAATGCAATGGAAGTTGTAAAGTATTGGATGAGAACATGAAGAATATGATAAGATGTGGAGAATGCAATGAAAATGGGTTAATACAATGCCCTATTTGCTGCTGA